A single window of Eucalyptus grandis isolate ANBG69807.140 chromosome 1, ASM1654582v1, whole genome shotgun sequence DNA harbors:
- the LOC104425569 gene encoding protein TIC 56, chloroplastic, producing MASLNFSFFDNWFARPTNPLPLPNLAAAARPLSAASRAAPNFASLSSSLGPPKPDGEPKPDGKEDGIYTQAMDRYFWECENLPDYRHTPEVEKILNEDPVFEAKENPTEQEVRENEKWWQDFRSSPVVQFMQRAEEVADQFNELELQENDEPYRSEDKKLWRGVPHVPGLDGRPMPRKAIKTREESDDKFWDFARQFFFGLWGFRQRPYPPGRPIDVAQAIGYKRLERRYYDFIMRSGGFYYKDRLGRTRGPMELIQLKTAWGAGIIDKDTFIWGEDLDEWAPIHMIYGLEPAIATWEVRLGAAATAFLHKLQKGIPPWVPLKGQEKKTYKQLQQEAIESRRRDQAVLEANDGLWPGLKIPSHCLFLWASGSELTTILEDDHMPNKYIPKDLRIQLAKVIPGLRPWEVLSIEQAMDQITYGGEWYRLPLGTYHTGPPYIQLWNKDVKRMFRIFFNLSSRVYNKLERTVPGFTQIMEKVHADTAVRDARRKEKREAQKRAERRRPCLVELEKTHSSLWSSPCSSNDTLRSSIDRFNLCSIGLGGRFSSFPIS from the exons aTGGCGTCGCTCAACTTCAGCTTCTTCGACAACTGGTTCGCCAGACCCACCAACCCACTCCCTCTCCCGaacctcgccgccgccgcccggccgCTCTCCGCCGCCTCCCGGGCCGCCCCCAACTTCGCCTCCCTGAGCTCGAGCCTCGGACCCCCGAAACCCGACGGCGAGCCCAAGCCCGACGGCAAGGAGGACGGCATCTACACCCAGGCGATGGACCGGTACTTCTGGGAATGCGAGAACCTGCCCGACTACCGGCACACCCCCGAGGTCGAGAAGATCCTGAATGAGGACCCCGTGTTCGAGGCCAAGGAGAACCCGACCGAGCAGGAGGTGCGGGAGAACGAGAAGTGGTGGCAGGATTTCCGGTCCAGCCCCGTCGTGCAGTTCATGCAGCGGGCCGAGGAGGTCGCGGATCAGTTCAACGAGCTGGAGCTCCAGGAGAACGACGAGCCGTACAGAAGCGAGGACAAGAAGCTGTGGCGCGGGGTCCCGCACGTGCCGGGGCTCGACGGCCGCCCGATGCCGCGGAAGGCGATCAAGACGAGGGAGGAGAGCGATGACAAGTTCTGGGATTTCGCGCGGCAGTTCTTCTTCGGGCTCTGGGGGTTCAGGCAGCGGCCGTACCCGCCCGGGCGGCCCATCGATGTCGCGCAGGCTATCGGGTATAAGCGGCTCGAGAGGCGGTACTATGATT TTATCATGAGGAGTGGTGGCTTCTACTATAAGGATCGATTGGGTCGAACTCGGGGACCGATGGAACTGATACAACTTAAAACAGCTTGGGGTGCTGGAATCATTGACAAGGACACATTCATTTGGGGTGAGGACTTGGATGAATGGGCTCCGATTCATATGATTTATGGACTGGAACCTGCCATTGCCACATGGGAAG TAAGACTAGGTGCTGCGGCCACTGCATTCCTTCACAAACTCCAGAAAGGAATACCTCCTTGGGTACCTCTCAAagggcaagagaagaaaacTTACAAGCAGCTCCAGCAAGAAGCTATAGAAAGCAGGAGACGCGATCAAGCGGTGCTCGAAGCTAATGATGGTCTTTGGCCTGGACTGAAAATTCCAAGTCATTGCCTATTTCTTTGGGCTAGTGGTTCAGAACTTACAACCATTTTAGAAGATGACCACATGCCGAACAAGTACATCCCAAAAGATCTCAG GATCCAATTGGCTAAAGTAATACCTGGTTTAAGGCCTTGGGAAGTTTTAAGCATTGAACAAGCAATGGATCAGATAACATATGGTGGAGAATGGTACCGTCTACCCCTTGGTACTTACCATACAGGTCCTCCGTACATCCAGCTTTGGAACAAGGACGTTAAG CGaatgtttaggattttcttcaacttgagctCTAGAGTGTATAACAAACTAGAAAGGACCGTACCTGGTTTTACCCAAATAATGGAGAAAGTCCACGCTGACACGGCCGTAAGGGATGCGAGACGGAAAGAGAAGAGGGAGGCACAAAAGAGGGCCGAGAGGAGGAGGCCATGTTTGGTAGAGCTCGAAAAAACCCATAGCAGCCTGTGGTCGTCACCCTGCAGCTCAAATGATACATTAAGATCTTCTATTGATCGATTCAACCTGTGCAGCATCGGTTTAGGAGGCaggttctcttcttttcctatATCGTGA
- the LOC104425650 gene encoding 40S ribosomal protein S4-3 yields the protein MARGLKKHLKRLNAPKHWMLDKLGGAFAPKPSSGPHKSRECLPLILILRNRLKYALTYREVIAILMQRHVLVDNKVRTDKTYPAGFMDVVSIPKTNENFRLLYDTKGRFRLHSIRDDEAKFKLCKVRSIQFGQKGIPYLNTYDGRTIRYPDPLIKANDTIKLDLETNKITDFIKFDVGNVVMVTGGRNRGRVGIIKNREKHKGTFETIHVQDSLGHEFATRLGNVFIIGKGSKPWLSLPKGKGIKLSIIEEARKRLAAQASATA from the exons ATG GCTCGAGGGTTGAAGAAACACTTGAAGAGGCTAAATGCCCCAAAGCATTGGATGCTTGACAAGCTAGGAGGCGCCTTT GCACCAAAGCCTTCATCTGGACCCCACAAATCAAGGGAATGTTTGCCATTGATCCTTATCCTGCGTAACAGGCTGAAATATGCCCTTACTTATCGTGAGGTTATAGCCATCTTGATGCAGCGCCATGTTCTTGTTGATAACAAAGTGAGGACGGATAAGACATATCCTGCTGGTTTCATGG ATGTTGTGTCAATCCCCAAGACAAATGAGAACTTCCGCCTCCTCTATGACACAAAGGGTAGATTCCGGCTTCACAGCATTAGGGATGACGAGGCAAAG TTTAAGCTATGCAAAGTGCGATCCATCCAGTTTGGGCAGAAGGGCATCCCTTATCTGAACACTTATGATGGTCGCACGATCCGCTATCCAGACCCTCTGATCAAGGCCAACGACACCATCAAGCTTGACCTTGAGACCAACAAGATCACCGACTTCATCAAATTCGACGTTGGGAATGTTGTCATGGTGACGGGTGGAAGGAACAGAGGGCGTGTTGGTATCATCAAGAACAGGGAGAAGCATAAGGGTACTTTTGAGACCATCCACGTCCAAGATTCTCTTGGACATGAGTTTGCTACTCGGTTGGGCAATGTCTTCATTATCGGTAAAGGATCAAAACCTTGGTTGTCTCTTCCCAAGGGCAAGGGTATCAAGCTGTCTATCATTGAGGAGGCCAGGAAGAGGCTTGCAGCCCAAGCATCTGCCACCGCTTAA
- the LOC104425819 gene encoding uncharacterized protein At5g01610: MDQIMNKVGSYWFSQKANKEIDSVGDDFTSMSSSLESGTKWLVNKLKGKMQKPLPDLLKEYDLPIGIFPRDATNYEFDEETGKFTVFIPSVCEVGYRDSSVLRFSTTVTGILTKGKLADVEGMKTKVMIWVKVTSISSEASKLHFTAGLKKTRSREVYEVIRAGFTVDKF, encoded by the exons ATGGATCAGATAATGAACAAGGTGGGGTCGTACTGGTTTAGCCAGAAGGCTAACAAGGAGATCGATTCCGTCGGCGACGATTTCACC TCAATGTCAAGCAGCCTCGAAAGTGGAACTAAATGGTTGGTCAACAAACTGAAAG GAAAGATGCAAAAGCCATTGCCGGATCTTCTGAAGGAATATGATTTACCAATAGGGATCTTCCCTCGTGATGCTACCAATTATGAGTTCGATGAGGAGACCGGAAAGTTCACTGTCTTCATTCCGTCAGTTTGTGAAGTAGGCTACAGAGACTCCTCTGTTTTACGTTTTTCCACCACGGTGACCGGCATTTTAACTAAAGGGAAGCTGGCGGATGTAGAAGGGATGAAGACGAAGGTGATGATTTGGGTGAAGGTGACGTCAATTTCTTCTGAAGCATCGAAGCTTCACTTCACTGCTGGTTTGAAGAAAACGAGAAGCAGAGAAGTTTATGAAGTTATTAGGGCTGGGTTTACAGTAGATAAGTTTTGA
- the LOC104453221 gene encoding glycine-rich cell wall structural protein 1.0-like → MAPDLSPTSLQNDGDEHQKGAEDGGEKTESKTLLNSLLSTIIPEKAPPATAADGAGGGRGNDDGGPEDGEGNGGGGGGGGGIIGHLISNLVSPGSPEAGRWSGKRKAEALEVEDGGRGGEAGGVSRAKSDGESEAVGGGGGGGVISSLISSFFYSSEEGEGSAFAAAAAAGGDEIERHRAAEGGETMVAAASEVDEGSGGGGGGRGIIENIISHLPEDACPTTDEASMLIHSIVRD, encoded by the exons ATGGCGCCAGATCTCAGTCCAACCTCACTCCAGAACGACGGGGACGAACATCAGAAGGGAGCAGAGGATGGAGGGGAGAAGACAGAGAGCAAGACGCTCTTGAACAGTCTCCTCTCCACCATCATCCCCGAAAAGGcgccgccggcgacggcggcggacgGAGCTGGTGGCGGACGCGGCAACGACGATGGGGGCCCCGAGGACGGCGAGGGaaatggcggcggcggcggcggcggcggggggatCATCGGTCACTTGATCTCGAACCTGGTCTCTCCCGGGAGCCCCGAGGCGGGGCGGTGGTCGGGGAAGAGGAAAGCGGAAGCCTTGGAGGTCGAGGACGGCGGAAGAGGCGGCGAGGCCGGTGGGGTTTCTAGGGCGAAGAGCGATGGGGAAAGTGAAGCAgtcggtggtggcggtggcggtggggtGATAAGCAGTCTTATTTCGAGCTTCTTTTACTCAAGtgaggagggagaaggaagtgctttcgccgccgccgccgctgccggaGGTGATGAGATAGAGAGACATCGGGCGGCTGAAGGAGGCGAGACGATGGTGGCCGCGGCGTCGGAGGTGGATGAGgggagcggcggtggcgggggCGGCAGGGGCATCATCGAGAACATCATCTCTCACCTGCCAG AGGATGCATGTCCGACTACTGATGAGGCCTCTATGCTGATTCACTCCATCGTTCGAGACTGA